One Oscillospiraceae bacterium DNA window includes the following coding sequences:
- a CDS encoding ECF transporter S component: protein MSIFCMAAIVLLLVFGGKFFGSGHAYGASLVVVVLSMLPFFFAFEGRRPQAREMITLAVLCAIAVVSRVLFIWLPNFKPMTAIIIIVGAALGAQAGFMTGAMAAFVSNFIFGQGPWTPWQMLAFGVAGFLAGVLCKNGPVSKKRLPLSIFGAAMVMVLIGPILDTSALFMMNSVITPANAAAVYLSGIPVNAVHAAATFLTLLVLSQPMFEKLDRMQQKYGILEESA, encoded by the coding sequence TTGTCAATTTTTTGTATGGCCGCCATTGTTTTGCTTTTGGTCTTTGGCGGAAAATTTTTTGGCAGCGGCCATGCCTACGGGGCAAGCCTTGTGGTTGTGGTGCTTTCCATGCTGCCTTTTTTCTTTGCCTTTGAGGGCCGCAGGCCGCAGGCGCGAGAAATGATTACCTTGGCGGTCTTGTGTGCGATTGCGGTGGTTTCGCGGGTGCTGTTTATCTGGCTGCCAAACTTTAAGCCGATGACAGCCATTATCATCATTGTCGGCGCGGCACTGGGTGCACAGGCGGGCTTTATGACCGGCGCAATGGCGGCTTTTGTTTCCAACTTCATTTTCGGGCAGGGCCCTTGGACTCCCTGGCAGATGCTTGCCTTTGGTGTGGCGGGCTTTTTGGCGGGCGTGCTGTGCAAAAACGGCCCTGTCAGCAAAAAGCGGCTGCCGCTCTCTATCTTTGGCGCGGCAATGGTAATGGTGCTGATTGGACCGATCCTTGACACCAGCGCTTTGTTTATGATGAATTCGGTGATTACGCCGGCAAACGCTGCGGCGGTGTATCTTTCGGGGATACCGGTGAACGCGGTGCATGCGGCAGCCACGTTTTTGACGCTGCTGGTTCTTTCCCAGCCGATGTTTGAAAAATTGGACCGCATGCAGCAGAAATACGGAATACTGGAGGAATCGGCGTGA
- a CDS encoding energy-coupling factor transporter ATPase: MELFSVENLTFRYPGAQKEALRNVSLSVHPGEYIALCGKSGSGKTTLLRHLKTVLTPHGTRTGKITFAGRPLQGVGLREQSSRIGYVMQNPENQIVTDKVWHELAFGLESLGTDQKTMRLRVAEMASYFGIESWFYKNVSTLSGGQKQLLNLASIMAMQPDVLILDEPTSQLDPIAASDFLNTVRKLNRELGTTIFISEHRLEEIFPYADRVVVMDSGAVFADAEPRKAGESIFTGKQELAQSLPAPMQVYYSLGGGGTCPVTVREGRSWLSEKLAGSSLRVRRLEKPAVNFEKDECALELKDVWFRYEKETPDVLKGVSLQVPKGRLSAIVGGNGTGKSTMLKSVCGICRPYRGKISIFQQPLRRFRSQELFENCLAMLPQDPQCLFVKKTVQEDLEEMLAGQKLTHSQKEERLHQVVAECGITPLLSSHPYDLSGGEQQKAALAKVLLCRPKILLLDEPTKGIDSCFKQQLAEIFARLKAQGVTIVMVSHDIEFCAQHADLVSLFFDGAVLTTSTPEMFFSSNSFYTTAANRMSRHLFENAVTCKDVITLCQKNLQENEIQPEE; encoded by the coding sequence ATGGAGCTTTTTTCGGTCGAAAATTTAACTTTCCGCTATCCGGGCGCACAGAAAGAGGCCCTGCGGAATGTCAGCCTTTCGGTACATCCCGGGGAGTACATTGCACTGTGTGGCAAAAGCGGCAGCGGCAAAACCACGCTGCTGCGCCACCTAAAAACGGTGCTGACCCCCCACGGAACCCGCACGGGGAAAATCACGTTTGCGGGCAGGCCGCTGCAAGGGGTCGGACTGCGTGAGCAGAGCAGCAGGATCGGCTATGTGATGCAGAATCCCGAAAATCAGATTGTCACCGACAAAGTATGGCATGAGCTGGCCTTTGGCCTAGAAAGCCTTGGAACAGACCAAAAGACCATGCGCCTGCGGGTTGCCGAGATGGCAAGCTATTTCGGTATTGAATCTTGGTTTTACAAGAATGTCAGCACGCTTTCCGGCGGGCAGAAGCAGCTTTTAAATCTTGCCTCCATTATGGCTATGCAGCCGGACGTACTGATTTTAGATGAACCAACCAGTCAGCTTGACCCGATCGCTGCGTCTGATTTTTTAAATACAGTGCGTAAATTAAATCGGGAACTCGGCACGACCATTTTCATTTCCGAACACCGTCTGGAAGAAATCTTTCCTTATGCGGACCGTGTTGTTGTCATGGACAGCGGCGCCGTCTTTGCCGATGCAGAACCGCGCAAAGCAGGGGAAAGCATTTTTACCGGGAAACAGGAACTGGCACAGTCACTGCCGGCGCCGATGCAGGTGTACTATTCCCTGGGCGGCGGCGGAACCTGCCCAGTCACAGTGCGAGAGGGGCGCAGCTGGCTTTCAGAAAAGCTTGCTGGCAGCAGCCTGCGGGTGCGCCGCCTTGAAAAACCGGCGGTGAATTTTGAAAAAGACGAGTGTGCACTGGAGCTCAAGGACGTTTGGTTTCGCTATGAGAAGGAAACACCAGATGTACTGAAAGGGGTTTCCTTGCAGGTGCCCAAAGGACGGCTTTCAGCCATTGTGGGTGGCAATGGAACCGGAAAATCAACCATGCTGAAGTCAGTCTGCGGTATCTGCCGTCCTTACCGCGGTAAAATCAGCATTTTTCAGCAGCCGCTGCGCCGCTTCCGTTCTCAGGAACTTTTTGAAAACTGCCTCGCCATGCTGCCGCAGGACCCCCAGTGTCTGTTTGTAAAAAAGACTGTACAGGAAGATTTAGAGGAAATGCTTGCCGGACAAAAGCTGACCCATTCCCAGAAAGAGGAACGCCTGCACCAGGTGGTTGCCGAGTGCGGCATTACACCGCTGCTTTCGTCGCACCCCTATGACCTTTCCGGTGGGGAGCAGCAAAAGGCGGCGCTTGCCAAGGTGCTGCTGTGCCGGCCGAAGATTTTGCTGCTGGACGAGCCAACCAAGGGCATTGACAGCTGCTTTAAACAGCAGCTTGCGGAAATTTTTGCCCGCTTGAAAGCGCAGGGAGTGACTATTGTCATGGTTTCGCATGATATTGAGTTCTGTGCGCAGCACGCTGATTTGGTTTCCCTTTTCTTTGATGGGGCTGTTTTAACGACCAGTACGCCTGAAATGTTTTTTTCCAGCAACAGCTTTTACACCACAGCGGCAAATCGCATGAGCCGCCATCTTTTTGAAAATGCTGTTACCTGTAAGGATGTGATAACCCTATGTCAAAAGAATCTGCAGGAAAACGAAATACAGCCAGAGGAATGA
- a CDS encoding GGGtGRT protein: MANDVIFEGKERRMPKIEAFLKKYDLGSLEDARDLCLSKGIDVEKIVKGVQPIAFDNAVWAYILGTALGLKTGVTSASEASEKIGVGLQAFCVPGSVAEHRQVGIGHGNLGARLLHDETKCFAFLAGHESFAAAEGAIGIARTANRARKEPLRVILNGLGKDAAYIISRINGFTYVQTDYDFFNEKLNIVKTIPFSEGDRAAIKCYGANDVQEGVAIMREEGVDVSITGNSTNPVRFQHLVAGTYKKWCIENKRPYFSVASGGGTGRTLHPDNMGAGPASYGLTDSMGRMHSDAQFAGSSSVPAHVEMMGLIGMGNNPMVGATVACAVAVYEACKK, from the coding sequence ATGGCAAATGATGTCATTTTTGAAGGTAAAGAAAGAAGAATGCCGAAAATCGAGGCATTCCTGAAAAAATATGACCTTGGCAGCCTGGAAGACGCACGCGACCTGTGCCTTTCAAAAGGCATTGACGTTGAGAAAATTGTAAAGGGCGTACAGCCTATCGCTTTTGATAACGCTGTGTGGGCCTACATTCTGGGCACTGCGCTGGGTCTTAAGACCGGCGTTACCTCTGCCTCTGAAGCAAGCGAAAAAATCGGTGTCGGCCTGCAGGCTTTCTGTGTACCCGGCTCTGTCGCTGAGCACCGCCAGGTCGGTATTGGCCATGGCAATCTGGGTGCACGTCTGCTGCACGACGAAACCAAGTGTTTCGCTTTCTTGGCCGGCCACGAAAGCTTCGCCGCCGCTGAGGGCGCTATCGGCATTGCCCGCACTGCAAACCGTGCCCGCAAAGAGCCGCTGCGCGTTATTCTGAACGGCCTGGGCAAAGATGCCGCTTACATTATTTCCCGTATCAACGGCTTTACTTATGTACAGACAGACTATGACTTCTTTAATGAGAAGCTGAATATCGTAAAGACGATTCCTTTCTCTGAGGGCGACCGCGCCGCCATTAAGTGCTATGGCGCAAACGACGTACAGGAAGGCGTAGCCATTATGCGTGAAGAGGGCGTGGATGTTTCCATTACCGGCAACTCCACAAACCCGGTCCGCTTCCAGCATCTGGTAGCGGGCACTTACAAGAAGTGGTGCATTGAGAACAAGCGCCCGTATTTCTCCGTTGCTTCCGGCGGCGGCACAGGCCGTACCCTGCATCCCGACAACATGGGCGCCGGCCCTGCTTCCTATGGTCTGACTGACTCCATGGGCCGTATGCACAGCGATGCACAGTTTGCCGGTTCCTCCTCTGTGCCTGCGCACGTTGAGATGATGGGTCTGATCGGCATGGGCAACAACCCGATGGTTGGTGCTACTGTTGCCTGCGCAGTTGCAGTTTATGAAGCCTGCAAAAAGTAA
- a CDS encoding MATE family efflux transporter, whose protein sequence is MKDTVQESPPLFSRKSLLRLLIPVMAEQILTALMGTVDTIMVSNVGSEAISAVSLVDSLNTLVIQAFAALTTGGAIVCSHYVGSERYEDAKHAARQLLLSVLFISLLLTVILMSVRAPLLSFLFGQVDEKIMADAQTYFFYTALSYPFIALYDSGSAVFRSQANTRLPLVAAVLSNMMNIAGNAVGIFVLHQGVAGCAVPTLVSRIFGAIFILLFLRNENLLVSVRNYLRIRPDFPIIKRILRIGVPSGIENSMFQFGKLAVQSTVSTMGTVAIAAQAMTNTIENLSGIAASGVGIGMMTVVGECLGAGHKKEAVQSIKRLSWFAEIVLAAGCLLFWVLTPVITGIGHMESSSAALCYRLTTYITIVKPIVWIWAFIPAYGMRAAGDVRFSMIVSCISMWVCRVALCIFLVRTFHMGPLAVWIGMFTDWTVRGIFFALRFHSRKWLSHKVI, encoded by the coding sequence GTGAAAGATACTGTACAGGAAAGCCCGCCTCTTTTCAGTAGGAAAAGTCTGCTGCGGCTGCTGATTCCCGTGATGGCAGAGCAGATTTTAACTGCTTTAATGGGCACTGTCGACACGATTATGGTCAGCAATGTCGGGTCAGAAGCCATTTCGGCCGTTTCGCTTGTTGATTCCCTCAACACCCTGGTGATACAGGCATTTGCTGCCCTTACCACGGGCGGTGCCATTGTCTGCTCTCACTACGTGGGCAGCGAACGCTATGAAGACGCAAAGCACGCAGCGCGCCAGCTTTTGCTCTCTGTTTTGTTTATTTCTCTTTTGCTGACAGTTATTTTAATGTCTGTCAGAGCGCCGCTGCTGTCCTTTCTTTTCGGTCAGGTAGACGAAAAAATCATGGCAGACGCGCAAACGTATTTTTTCTATACAGCGCTTTCCTATCCGTTTATTGCGCTTTATGACTCTGGCTCGGCTGTGTTTCGCTCGCAGGCAAACACACGGCTGCCGCTTGTCGCGGCCGTTCTTTCCAACATGATGAATATTGCTGGAAATGCGGTAGGCATTTTTGTGCTGCATCAGGGCGTTGCCGGCTGCGCAGTGCCAACACTGGTTTCCAGAATATTCGGGGCCATTTTTATCCTGCTGTTTCTGCGCAATGAAAACCTGCTTGTTTCGGTACGGAATTACCTGCGCATTCGCCCCGACTTTCCGATTATTAAGCGAATCCTGCGGATTGGCGTTCCCTCCGGCATCGAAAACAGCATGTTTCAATTTGGCAAGCTCGCTGTACAGTCCACTGTTTCGACCATGGGCACGGTTGCCATTGCTGCGCAGGCCATGACCAACACCATTGAAAACCTGAGTGGCATTGCCGCTTCCGGTGTAGGGATTGGAATGATGACAGTGGTCGGGGAATGCCTGGGCGCCGGGCACAAAAAAGAAGCTGTGCAGTCCATCAAGCGGCTGTCTTGGTTTGCTGAAATCGTCTTGGCGGCGGGCTGTCTGCTTTTCTGGGTTTTAACTCCGGTTATCACCGGCATCGGCCACATGGAAAGCAGCAGTGCAGCGCTGTGTTACCGCCTTACAACTTACATTACCATCGTAAAGCCGATTGTCTGGATTTGGGCATTTATTCCGGCTTATGGGATGCGCGCAGCCGGAGATGTCCGTTTTTCCATGATTGTTTCCTGTATCAGCATGTGGGTATGCCGCGTGGCCCTCTGCATTTTCCTGGTCCGGACATTCCACATGGGGCCGCTTGCTGTCTGGATCGGCATGTTTACCGACTGGACCGTGCGCGGCATCTTCTTTGCGCTGCGTTTTCACAGCCGCAAATGGCTCTCCCACAAGGTCATCTAA
- a CDS encoding energy-coupling factor transporter transmembrane protein EcfT, with translation MQEAFAKCHPVINFLFFAGAVVLGVCFLHPYFLMCSAGLAALYYLLLNKGRKKRFFFGILAVSVVIVLLNPLFNANGATVLFCWAAGRPYTLEALLYGAAAGSMFFSVMLWFACWQRVMSGDRLLCVFGRLAPAASLLLTMVFRLLPYLQRKAKEIAAAARCAGSRTGSRKQRLQVSAAELSALTSFALEGSQITADAMKSRGYGSGKRTSFARFRVSAADAAALAYLCSCLVAVAVGAAFGKTAVSFSPRLFFARSGAALWLSLGGCAAFLLFPSILQIKEDILWSFFRSKI, from the coding sequence ATGCAGGAAGCTTTTGCAAAATGCCATCCGGTTATCAACTTCCTGTTTTTTGCGGGCGCGGTAGTGCTGGGTGTGTGTTTCCTGCATCCATATTTTCTGATGTGTTCGGCCGGCTTGGCGGCCCTTTATTATCTACTGCTGAACAAAGGCAGAAAAAAGCGCTTTTTCTTCGGCATCCTTGCGGTTTCGGTGGTTATTGTACTGCTAAATCCGCTCTTTAATGCAAACGGTGCCACGGTGCTGTTTTGCTGGGCTGCCGGCCGACCCTATACCCTGGAAGCGCTGCTTTACGGTGCCGCGGCGGGAAGCATGTTCTTTTCGGTGATGCTGTGGTTTGCCTGCTGGCAGCGCGTGATGAGCGGGGACCGCCTGCTCTGTGTTTTTGGCAGGCTGGCGCCTGCGGCTTCGCTGCTGCTGACAATGGTGTTCCGCTTGCTGCCGTACCTGCAGAGAAAGGCAAAAGAGATTGCTGCAGCAGCAAGGTGTGCCGGAAGCCGCACCGGCAGCAGAAAACAGAGGCTGCAGGTCAGCGCCGCAGAACTTTCTGCGCTGACTTCGTTTGCGCTGGAGGGCTCTCAGATTACGGCGGACGCAATGAAAAGCCGCGGCTACGGCAGCGGAAAACGCACCAGCTTTGCGCGCTTCCGCGTTTCCGCCGCAGATGCCGCCGCGCTTGCTTATCTATGCAGTTGTCTTGTGGCGGTCGCTGTCGGGGCGGCATTTGGCAAAACGGCGGTTTCTTTTTCGCCGCGGCTTTTCTTTGCACGGAGCGGGGCGGCGCTTTGGCTTTCCCTTGGCGGCTGCGCGGCTTTCCTGCTGTTTCCGAGTATTCTGCAGATAAAAGAGGATATTTTATGGAGCTTTTTTCGGTCGAAAATTTAA
- a CDS encoding cob(I)yrinic acid a,c-diamide adenosyltransferase: MIQIYTGDGKGKTTAAVGLAVRCAGSGGRVLFGQFLKDNTSSELRILSGISNIQQIPPVVCRKFYYQMKAEEKENLKKQEENYFRALVSTAEKTRCDMVVLDEALPAVNLKLIALQEMENFLKAQGTKREIVLTGRDAPDSLIELADYVSEICKRKHPYDRGTGARKGIEY; the protein is encoded by the coding sequence TTGATTCAAATCTATACGGGCGATGGAAAAGGAAAGACTACAGCGGCAGTGGGGCTTGCTGTGCGCTGCGCGGGCAGCGGCGGCCGGGTGCTGTTTGGGCAGTTCTTAAAGGACAATACCTCCAGTGAACTGCGCATTTTAAGTGGAATTTCCAATATTCAGCAGATTCCGCCTGTCGTGTGCCGGAAGTTTTATTACCAAATGAAAGCAGAAGAAAAAGAAAACTTAAAAAAGCAGGAAGAGAACTATTTTCGGGCGCTGGTTTCCACAGCGGAAAAGACCCGCTGCGACATGGTTGTGCTGGATGAGGCGCTGCCCGCAGTCAATTTGAAGCTGATTGCCCTGCAGGAGATGGAGAATTTCTTAAAAGCACAGGGTACCAAGCGGGAAATTGTCCTGACAGGCAGGGACGCCCCGGACTCACTGATAGAATTGGCGGATTACGTTTCGGAAATCTGCAAAAGGAAGCATCCCTACGACCGTGGAACAGGGGCGCGAAAAGGAATTGAGTATTAA
- a CDS encoding serine hydrolase, whose translation MQQRRSSVRYADSRRAPPAHRPAGRRRRPHKRHRLLAGLLILLLIIVLVWQIFLPLFVCQQRSHLSSVSFSQTSSGQVSAKGLTSSYAVLVRRQDGQILMDKNSTQRIYPASMTKIMTVLVALQKMPFLNHRIEMTSDILAYAQKQDASLAGFQSGQRIKAIDLMYGALLPSGGECCIALARDVAGSETNFADLMNQQAKKIGMTSTHFANSTGLPNAKHYSTAKDIALLLDYALQDSTFRKIFTAHSHTTDSLGTSQSKSITLTSTLFGSKYSTALPNGKILGGKTGYTNKAGHCLASLANINGKEYILVTAHAVANGAHIKDAVKVYSCL comes from the coding sequence ATGCAGCAAAGACGTTCTTCTGTCCGCTATGCAGACAGCCGAAGAGCGCCGCCGGCACACCGGCCGGCAGGCAGGCGCCGGCGCCCGCACAAAAGGCACCGCCTGCTGGCTGGTCTCCTCATTCTTCTTTTAATCATTGTGCTGGTCTGGCAGATCTTCCTGCCGCTTTTTGTCTGTCAGCAGCGCAGTCACCTGTCTTCTGTCTCTTTCTCCCAAACGAGCAGCGGGCAGGTTTCTGCAAAAGGACTCACCAGCAGCTATGCTGTCTTGGTGCGCCGGCAGGACGGACAAATTCTAATGGACAAAAACAGCACACAGCGCATTTACCCTGCTTCTATGACAAAAATCATGACAGTACTGGTTGCTCTGCAGAAAATGCCCTTTTTAAACCACAGAATCGAAATGACCAGTGATATTTTGGCGTATGCCCAAAAGCAGGACGCTTCTCTGGCTGGCTTCCAGTCTGGCCAACGAATAAAAGCCATTGACCTGATGTACGGTGCCCTGCTGCCAAGCGGCGGCGAATGCTGTATCGCCCTCGCACGCGACGTGGCCGGCTCTGAGACAAACTTTGCCGACTTAATGAACCAGCAGGCGAAAAAGATCGGCATGACCAGCACACACTTTGCCAACTCAACCGGCCTGCCCAACGCCAAACACTACTCCACCGCAAAAGACATTGCCCTACTGCTGGACTACGCTCTGCAGGACTCTACATTTCGCAAAATCTTTACAGCACATTCACACACAACAGATTCCCTCGGCACCAGCCAGTCAAAAAGCATAACACTCACTAGCACACTCTTCGGCAGCAAATACAGCACTGCCCTTCCCAATGGAAAAATCCTGGGCGGCAAAACCGGCTACACCAACAAAGCGGGGCACTGCCTTGCCAGCCTCGCTAATATAAACGGAAAAGAGTACATTCTTGTCACCGCGCATGCTGTAGCAAACGGCGCCCATATCAAAGATGCTGTCAAAGTCTACAGCTGTCTGTAA
- the secA gene encoding preprotein translocase subunit SecA, whose translation MPNNILTKFFGNYSKRELKRLKPTCDEVLALEDKYKALSDEELQAQTPALKERLANGENLDDILPDAFAVCREASTRVLGMRHFPVQVLGGIVLHQGRIAEMKTGEGKTLVATLPAYLNGLAGKGVHIVTVNDYLARRDSEWMGKVYRFLGLSVGLITHEKDNNARKEAYAADITYGTNNEFGFDYLRDNMVIYKEDKVQRGHSFAIVDEVDSILIDEARTPLIISGPGEKSTEMYTVADKFAQTLKVVKVAELNEKEDNDAIYADADYIVDEKAKTATLTPSGIKKTESYFHIENLTDADNIGLQHYVNQAIKARGVMTRDVDYVVKDGEVIIVDEFTGRLMYGRRYNEGLHQAIEAKEGVHVARESKTLATITFQNFFRLYDKLSGMTGTAMTEEDEFREIYKLDVIEIPTNKPMIRKDLHDVVYKTEKAKFNAVIDDIEEHHKTGQPVLVGTISIDKSEKLSKLLDQRGIKHVVLNAKYHEKEAEIVAQAGKKGAVTIATNMAGRGTDIVLGGNSEYMAKDEMRRMGFSDDLIAQATAYGETDNTDIVNARKTFRDLEDKYKAEIKPEAAEVCKLGGLYIIGTERHESRRIDNQLRGRSGRQGDPGMSRFYISLEDDLMRLFGGERVSAMMDTLKVEEDTPIENKMLTKTIENAQRKIEGRNFGIRKDVLKYDDVNSRQREVIYKQRDQVLDGEDVHEQVMSMVKQAIENQVKIYLPMDENNIDDPRHDWNIDGLRDRYMGWLLKEDDLTYTAEERKELKPQDISKTLYEKAEEICNEREEKFGKEICRELERVVLLKNVDTEWMDHIDAMEELQRGIRLRAYGQKDPVVEYRMESYDMFDAMIDTIRENTARMLLTVRLQAQEEPQREQVMDPTAASGAEDTTDEHAAPQKHKGHKIGRNEPCPCGSGLKWKKCTCEKYHPKDGSQPYV comes from the coding sequence ATGCCAAATAATATCCTGACCAAATTTTTCGGGAACTACAGCAAGCGGGAGCTGAAGCGCCTGAAACCCACCTGCGATGAGGTGCTTGCCCTGGAGGACAAGTATAAGGCCCTGTCAGATGAAGAACTGCAGGCGCAGACCCCGGCACTGAAAGAGCGCCTTGCAAACGGCGAAAATCTGGACGATATCTTGCCGGATGCCTTTGCGGTCTGCCGCGAGGCCAGTACCCGTGTACTGGGAATGCGGCACTTCCCGGTGCAGGTGCTGGGTGGCATTGTGCTGCATCAGGGGCGTATCGCCGAGATGAAGACCGGCGAAGGTAAAACCCTGGTTGCAACCCTGCCGGCGTACCTAAACGGCCTTGCCGGCAAGGGTGTTCATATTGTCACGGTCAACGATTACCTGGCTCGCCGCGACAGCGAGTGGATGGGCAAGGTTTACCGCTTCCTTGGGCTTTCCGTTGGTCTGATTACCCATGAAAAAGACAACAATGCCCGGAAAGAAGCTTATGCTGCCGATATCACGTACGGCACCAACAACGAATTTGGATTTGACTACCTGCGTGACAACATGGTCATCTACAAAGAGGATAAGGTGCAGCGCGGCCACAGCTTTGCCATCGTCGATGAGGTCGACTCCATTTTAATTGATGAGGCCCGCACCCCGCTGATTATTTCCGGCCCCGGCGAAAAATCCACCGAGATGTACACGGTTGCTGACAAATTTGCCCAGACTTTAAAAGTCGTAAAGGTGGCTGAGCTGAACGAAAAAGAGGACAACGACGCAATTTACGCCGATGCCGACTATATCGTCGACGAAAAGGCAAAAACCGCGACCTTGACCCCCTCTGGTATTAAAAAGACAGAGTCTTACTTTCATATTGAAAACCTAACGGATGCCGATAATATCGGCTTACAGCATTATGTGAATCAGGCAATCAAGGCCCGCGGTGTTATGACCCGCGATGTCGATTACGTGGTCAAAGACGGTGAAGTCATTATTGTTGATGAGTTTACCGGCCGCCTGATGTATGGCCGCCGCTACAACGAGGGTCTGCACCAGGCCATTGAGGCCAAAGAAGGCGTGCATGTTGCGCGCGAAAGCAAGACCTTGGCTACCATCACCTTCCAGAACTTCTTCCGCCTATACGACAAACTTTCTGGTATGACCGGTACCGCCATGACCGAAGAGGACGAATTCCGTGAGATCTATAAACTGGATGTCATTGAGATTCCGACCAACAAGCCCATGATCCGCAAAGACCTGCATGACGTGGTCTATAAAACCGAAAAGGCAAAGTTTAATGCCGTCATTGACGACATTGAGGAGCACCACAAGACCGGCCAGCCGGTGCTGGTGGGCACGATCTCCATTGATAAGAGCGAAAAGCTCTCGAAGCTGCTGGATCAGCGCGGTATTAAGCATGTTGTGCTGAACGCAAAGTACCACGAAAAAGAAGCGGAAATTGTTGCACAGGCCGGTAAAAAAGGTGCTGTGACCATCGCCACCAACATGGCCGGCCGTGGTACCGATATCGTGCTGGGCGGCAACAGCGAGTATATGGCGAAAGACGAAATGCGCCGCATGGGCTTCAGCGACGACCTGATTGCACAGGCCACCGCCTACGGCGAGACCGACAATACCGACATCGTCAATGCCCGCAAGACTTTTCGCGATTTAGAGGATAAGTATAAAGCAGAAATTAAGCCTGAGGCAGCGGAAGTTTGTAAGCTGGGCGGCTTGTATATCATCGGCACCGAGCGCCATGAGTCCCGCCGTATCGACAACCAGCTGCGCGGCCGTTCTGGACGTCAAGGCGACCCCGGCATGTCCCGCTTCTATATCTCTCTGGAAGATGACCTGATGCGCCTGTTTGGCGGTGAGCGGGTCTCTGCTATGATGGATACCTTAAAAGTAGAAGAAGATACGCCGATTGAGAACAAAATGCTGACCAAAACCATTGAAAACGCCCAGCGCAAGATTGAGGGCCGCAACTTTGGTATTCGTAAAGATGTGCTCAAATATGACGATGTCAATTCGCGCCAGCGCGAGGTCATCTACAAGCAACGCGACCAGGTACTTGACGGCGAAGATGTGCATGAGCAGGTTATGAGCATGGTCAAGCAGGCCATTGAAAACCAGGTGAAGATTTACCTGCCAATGGATGAAAACAACATTGACGACCCACGTCATGATTGGAATATAGACGGCCTGCGCGACCGCTATATGGGCTGGCTTTTAAAAGAGGACGACCTGACCTATACCGCGGAAGAGCGCAAAGAGCTCAAACCGCAGGATATCTCTAAAACCCTGTACGAAAAGGCAGAGGAAATCTGCAATGAACGTGAAGAAAAGTTTGGCAAAGAAATCTGCCGCGAACTGGAACGCGTTGTCTTGCTGAAAAACGTGGATACCGAGTGGATGGACCATATCGATGCGATGGAAGAACTGCAGCGCGGCATTCGCCTGCGCGCCTATGGCCAGAAAGACCCAGTTGTCGAGTATCGTATGGAAAGCTACGATATGTTTGACGCCATGATCGATACCATTCGTGAAAATACGGCCCGTATGCTGCTGACCGTGCGCCTGCAGGCACAAGAAGAGCCGCAGCGCGAACAGGTTATGGACCCGACCGCCGCTTCCGGTGCAGAGGATACAACCGACGAGCATGCAGCCCCGCAGAAGCACAAAGGCCATAAAATCGGCCGCAACGAGCCCTGCCCCTGCGGCAGCGGCCTGAAGTGGAAAAAGTGCACCTGTGAAAAGTATCATCCCAAAGATGGCAGCCAGCCGTATGTGTAA